One window from the genome of Bacteroidales bacterium encodes:
- the yidD gene encoding membrane protein insertion efficiency factor YidD → MKKIPSEIAILLLKFYKYAISPYLMPACRYTPTCSEYGMEALKKYGILKGGYLTLKRFLSCNPWGGSGYDPIP, encoded by the coding sequence GAAAAAGATACCATCAGAAATAGCTATTTTATTATTAAAATTTTATAAATATGCCATTTCGCCTTATCTAATGCCGGCATGCAGATATACTCCTACATGCTCGGAATATGGGATGGAAGCATTAAAAAAATATGGTATTCTGAAAGGAGGGTACTTGACATTAAAAAGATTTTTGTCATGTAATCCATGGGGAGGAAGCGGCTACGACCCGATACCCTGA
- a CDS encoding S41 family peptidase — MKFFKKVPRKIKIFLLAVLVIAVSVISFSFSDNYFEISKNIDIFISLYKEVNMQYVDETNPSKLMEVAINAMLDELDPYTTYISESEIEDYRFMTTGQYGGIGAMVQKKGDYIVIAEPYEGYPAQKNDLRAGDIILEVDGKSVKGKTTSDVSTMLKGQQGTSFKLLLKREGENNPIEKTLTREEIKIGNIPYYGMINETTGYIKLSEFKENAGKEVHEALVDLKSKNSKLSGIIFDLRGNGGGLLKEAVNIANVFLKKGQEIVVTKGRDKDQATTHNTLNNPVDIDIPLVVLVNSGSASASEIVTGSIQDLDRGVIVGQRTYGKGLVQNVYPISYNANVKITIAKYYVPSGRCIQAIDYSHRNEDGSVGKIPDSLMHPFKTKAGRIVYDGGGILPDVITESRKISEIAISLLTKQLIFDYATQYVLKHNSIPPAKNFKITDEIYSDFIAFLSNKEYDYKTKTEKEIEDFKTTATSEKYFDKVKDEYDALKNKLIHNKNEDLKTFKDEIEELLKEELLSRYYYQKGRIEGALQSDNEVMKAVDVLNNKNLYTSILNGSHKPEKNK; from the coding sequence ATGAAATTTTTCAAGAAAGTTCCGCGAAAAATAAAAATATTTTTATTAGCAGTTTTAGTAATTGCCGTTTCGGTTATTTCATTTAGTTTTTCCGATAATTATTTCGAAATATCAAAAAACATTGACATTTTCATTTCATTATATAAAGAAGTGAATATGCAGTATGTAGATGAAACAAATCCTTCGAAACTTATGGAGGTAGCTATTAATGCCATGCTTGACGAACTTGACCCATACACAACATATATTTCAGAATCGGAAATTGAGGACTACCGTTTTATGACTACCGGCCAATACGGCGGAATAGGAGCTATGGTTCAGAAAAAAGGCGATTATATTGTTATTGCCGAACCTTATGAGGGATATCCTGCACAAAAAAACGATTTAAGAGCAGGTGATATTATTCTTGAGGTTGACGGCAAATCGGTAAAAGGAAAAACCACAAGCGATGTAAGCACAATGTTAAAAGGACAGCAGGGAACATCATTTAAATTATTGCTCAAAAGAGAAGGTGAGAATAACCCTATAGAAAAAACTTTGACAAGAGAAGAAATTAAAATCGGTAATATTCCTTATTATGGCATGATTAACGAAACTACAGGTTATATAAAATTATCCGAATTCAAGGAAAATGCAGGAAAAGAAGTTCACGAGGCACTTGTTGATTTAAAATCGAAAAACAGCAAACTCAGCGGAATTATCTTCGACCTTCGCGGAAATGGCGGCGGACTCCTGAAAGAAGCGGTAAATATTGCAAATGTATTTCTGAAAAAAGGACAGGAAATAGTTGTTACAAAAGGAAGAGATAAAGACCAGGCAACAACTCACAACACTCTTAACAATCCCGTTGATATTGATATTCCATTGGTAGTACTTGTCAACAGCGGCAGTGCATCTGCTTCGGAAATTGTTACCGGTTCAATTCAGGATTTGGACAGAGGCGTTATAGTAGGTCAAAGAACTTATGGAAAAGGTCTTGTTCAGAATGTTTATCCTATTTCGTACAATGCAAATGTAAAAATTACAATTGCCAAATATTATGTACCGAGCGGCAGATGCATTCAGGCAATTGATTATTCACACCGCAATGAAGACGGAAGTGTTGGTAAAATTCCCGATTCGCTTATGCATCCTTTTAAAACAAAAGCAGGAAGAATAGTTTATGACGGCGGCGGAATATTGCCTGATGTTATTACAGAATCCCGAAAAATAAGCGAAATAGCAATCAGTCTGTTAACAAAACAACTTATTTTTGATTATGCTACCCAATATGTACTAAAACATAATTCTATTCCTCCGGCTAAAAATTTTAAAATTACTGATGAAATTTATAGCGATTTCATTGCCTTCCTTTCCAATAAGGAATACGACTATAAAACAAAAACCGAAAAGGAAATTGAAGATTTTAAAACCACAGCAACCAGCGAAAAATATTTCGATAAGGTAAAAGACGAATATGATGCATTGAAAAATAAACTCATACATAACAAAAACGAAGACCTGAAAACCTTTAAAGACGAAATAGAAGAATTACTGAAAGAAGAATTACTTTCAAGATATTACTACCAGAAAGGAAGAATTGAAGGTGCTTTGCAAAGCGATAATGAAGTTATGAAAGCCGTTGATGTGCTTAACAATAAAAACCTTTACACTTCAATATTAAACGGAAGTCATAAACCCGAAAAAAATAAGTAG
- a CDS encoding O-antigen ligase family protein: MKKQNFKYAYIVCFVLIVVSLPFSKFTLSISQFLLLITWFVEGNIVSKFKKFLQNKIAVTVVSLYLLHLIGLIYTSDFDYAFKDLKVKLPLLTFPIIFSSIEPLEKKWFERLMYLFIIGVFTSTIISVFVLLGFSKHEITDIRQISIYTSHIRLSLMICISVFSLFYFIINNFKSLRFWLTAFHTIFILWFISFLVLLESVTGLIIVIIASLFLVVYYMWKSKKIIYKIYLFTLLVLIPVAICFYLFFQIKNYYTPYSYKTDVPLKLTKSNNYYFSDIKNNQMENRHYIWRNICWTELEETWNKKSKIKFDSIDEKKQSIKYTLVRYLTSKGLTKDAASVNSLSNKDIKNVEKGIANIEYTKIFSLKPRLYKFLSEYDNYRQTKNPSGYSAIMRFEFWETSLRIIKKNILFGVGTGDVNSSFKNEYKKMNTKLAPQWQVRSHNQFLAITVAFGILGLIWFLFSLFYPLLKLKNFDYFYITFFLIAFISMLAEDTLETQVGVTFFAFFNSLFLFVKPRYEVEV, encoded by the coding sequence TTGAAAAAACAAAACTTCAAATACGCATATATTGTTTGCTTTGTTCTTATCGTTGTTTCGCTTCCATTTTCCAAATTTACGCTTAGCATATCGCAATTTCTTTTGCTTATTACATGGTTTGTTGAAGGAAATATAGTTTCAAAATTTAAGAAATTTTTGCAAAATAAAATAGCTGTGACAGTTGTTTCGCTTTATCTGTTGCATTTAATCGGTCTTATTTATACAAGTGATTTTGATTATGCTTTTAAAGATTTAAAGGTTAAATTACCTTTACTAACATTCCCTATAATATTTTCTTCAATTGAACCATTAGAAAAAAAATGGTTTGAAAGGTTGATGTATTTATTTATTATCGGAGTTTTTACAAGCACAATCATAAGTGTATTTGTTTTATTGGGTTTTTCAAAACATGAAATAACCGATATACGCCAAATTTCAATTTATACTTCACATATAAGATTGAGTTTGATGATTTGTATTTCAGTTTTTTCATTATTTTATTTTATCATCAATAATTTTAAGTCGTTGCGATTTTGGTTAACTGCATTTCATACTATTTTTATTTTATGGTTTATTTCATTTTTAGTTTTGCTGGAATCTGTAACTGGTTTGATAATAGTAATAATAGCAAGTTTATTTCTTGTTGTTTATTATATGTGGAAATCAAAAAAGATTATTTATAAAATTTATCTTTTTACTTTGCTTGTATTAATTCCTGTTGCAATTTGTTTTTATTTGTTTTTTCAGATAAAAAATTATTATACTCCATATTCTTATAAAACTGATGTTCCTTTGAAATTAACCAAATCGAATAATTATTATTTCAGCGATATAAAAAATAATCAGATGGAAAACAGGCATTATATATGGAGAAATATTTGCTGGACAGAACTTGAAGAAACATGGAATAAAAAAAGTAAAATAAAATTCGACAGCATTGATGAAAAAAAACAATCTATAAAATATACACTTGTTCGTTATCTCACATCTAAGGGACTTACAAAAGATGCGGCTTCTGTAAATTCTCTATCCAATAAAGATATTAAAAATGTTGAAAAAGGAATTGCAAATATTGAATACACAAAAATTTTCAGTTTGAAACCGCGTCTTTATAAATTTTTATCCGAATACGACAATTACAGGCAAACTAAGAATCCAAGCGGTTATTCTGCAATCATGCGTTTTGAATTTTGGGAGACATCATTAAGAATAATTAAAAAAAATATTTTATTCGGTGTTGGAACAGGTGATGTAAACAGTAGTTTTAAAAATGAATACAAAAAAATGAATACAAAACTTGCTCCCCAATGGCAAGTTCGTTCACATAATCAGTTTTTGGCAATTACTGTGGCTTTCGGAATATTAGGACTAATATGGTTTTTATTTTCTTTATTTTATCCGTTATTAAAACTTAAAAATTTCGATTATTTTTATATTACATTTTTTCTTATTGCTTTTATTTCAATGCTTGCTGAAGATACTCTCGAAACTCAGGTAGGCGTTACTTTCTTTGCTTTTTTTAATTCGTTATTTCTTTTTGTTAAACCGAGGTATGAAGTTGAGGTATGA